TTAATTTTTAACCCTTCATTTCTTGGGCTTAGATCGTATTTGTTATAAAACTCTGGGTCAATTTTTAGTTTAGTTGCCAAATTTTGAATAAACTTACGCGGTTCTGTTTTAAGTTCTTCAAATAAAAACACGTACATATTTTCTGAGCCAAACTTTTCTCGCCATTTTCTTAAATACTCTATATAGCAACTGTGTTGAATCGCTTTTTTTAAATTAGCGGCTGTGCGAGGATTACTACACTTTTCTAAAGTAGATAAGGGCTGATTTTGAATTAAGTCAATCGCTTGCGTAAAAGAAATATTTTTATCTAGAGTCGCCAAATTATTACGGGTAAACTCATAAGCAGAATATAATCGTGCTGAGGGTTTTCTGAGCATAAAGATTACCTTTGGTAAAGGATCTATTCCTCCTAAAACATCTAAAGCAGTCTGTTGATATAAATAATGGGTTGTTGCTTCTATTCTGAGAGAGCAAGCATCATTACAATGTTGAAAATATCTCTGATAGCCTGTTATTCCCTGCAAGTGATAATTATATTGAGGATGTACCAAGGGGTTATCTTGATCCATTAAATAAAACGTCTCTTTGATAGTTGAACCACATATATCTGGATGGGCTACTAACCAATTATAGAGGGAACTAGTTCCTGATTTAGGAGCTCCACCAATAATTACATTAGGAATTTTCAGCATCATCGTTTTTTGCCTTTAAACTTTTTCCACAAACTAGAACTAGTGAGAGATTGAGCGATCGTTTTTAGCCACCACTTTCCGTCTTGTCCTAAAAATAAATTGGGATTTATATAGATTAACAGCAATACCAAGCTTCCCGTCAGACTCAAAGACAAAAGCAAAACAAAAATATTAGCAAGTCCCAAGCTTCTCCAGAGAGTCGCGTTAACCCAAACGCTTAAACCAGTAGCGATAGTTAGGGGTAGGGCGCAAACATGACTTATAATCACGCTTTTAGCGTCAATTTCCGTCAAACTCATCGCTAATCGAGTTAACAAGAGATATTGTATAACTAGAGCGATGGTTACTCCTACAGTAACTCCTGGTATACCATAAGATAAACCCCAAATAGCACCGATCGCAATTAAAATCGCATAGATCAACTTAAACCAAGCCATACGATACATTTGTCCGGAAGAACGAGCTAATGAACTGGTGACTTTATCTCCGAAACGAAAAAAAGTTCCCAAAGCTAGTATCTGAAAAGGAATGATTACCTCTGTCCATTGTGGTCCCAATAAAACTAGGATAATTTCTGGAGCGAGTATAGACATGACCAGACTCAAGGGTAAGATTGTTAAAGCTACAACTACGATATTGCGCCGATACGCTCTAATTAGTCGTTCTTTGTCTGCTTGTACCTTAGCTAGGGTAGCAAATAAAACCCGATTTAAAGCTTGTCCCATGGTAGCTGCGGGTAAATTCATCAAGTGATAGGCTTTAGTAT
The genomic region above belongs to Gloeocapsa sp. PCC 73106 and contains:
- a CDS encoding sulfotransferase domain-containing protein; the protein is MMLKIPNVIIGGAPKSGTSSLYNWLVAHPDICGSTIKETFYLMDQDNPLVHPQYNYHLQGITGYQRYFQHCNDACSLRIEATTHYLYQQTALDVLGGIDPLPKVIFMLRKPSARLYSAYEFTRNNLATLDKNISFTQAIDLIQNQPLSTLEKCSNPRTAANLKKAIQHSCYIEYLRKWREKFGSENMYVFLFEELKTEPRKFIQNLATKLKIDPEFYNKYDLSPRNEGLKIKNQVIHRNARKIAKKIPKSLLKNLLIDKYLGIFTSKKSKNISQEDQKTLQQLDEYFAPFNQSLAKEFNLDLSLWN
- a CDS encoding lipopolysaccharide biosynthesis protein — translated: MQDPPKTKNLTSRSLDAVLWLISGTGLKILIQLVQTIILARLLTPKDFGLMGAALIVVRFVEQYPIGIAPALIQLPDLESRHLRTGFTLSVIFGLLIGALLWLLAPLFANFVANEQTVPILRFIALTFPVRSLGTVAEALMERELKFRWLSSIQVFSHVIGYGLVGITLALLNFGVWSLVLAYTIQMLLRSLLPLLLQPYPKLLQLEPKTTRELVNLSGGFTLSNLIEYFALQGDYIIVSRGLGLEALGLYTKAYHLMNLPAATMGQALNRVLFATLAKVQADKERLIRAYRRNIVVVALTILPLSLVMSILAPEIILVLLGPQWTEVIIPFQILALGTFFRFGDKVTSSLARSSGQMYRMAWFKLIYAILIAIGAIWGLSYGIPGVTVGVTIALVIQYLLLTRLAMSLTEIDAKSVIISHVCALPLTIATGLSVWVNATLWRSLGLANIFVLLLSLSLTGSLVLLLIYINPNLFLGQDGKWWLKTIAQSLTSSSLWKKFKGKKR